The Catenuloplanes niger genome includes a window with the following:
- a CDS encoding GDP-mannose 4,6-dehydratase, translating into MTARTAIVVGADGQDGVLLSESLRARGDRVVPVGRHGTIDITRPDDVAELVAGLRPDEVYLLAAVHHSAQDTVTDPVRLCHRSYAVNTFSVVHFLDAVERHSPATRVFYAASSHVFGVPDTPVQDETTPLRPTSIYGISKAAGLLHCRAYRARGVFASAGILYNHESPLRRPGFVSRKIVDAVVRIQRGDAGRLVLGSLSAGSDWGYAPDYVEAMRRILELAEPDDFVVASGVRHTVGEFAAIAFEAAGLDWRDHVEEDAAVLTRPDVPLVGDASRLRAATGWRPSLGFADMVRTLLRAAGATLVAPADRPG; encoded by the coding sequence ATGACCGCGCGGACCGCGATCGTGGTGGGCGCCGACGGCCAGGACGGGGTGCTGCTGAGCGAGTCACTGCGGGCGCGGGGGGACCGGGTGGTGCCGGTGGGCCGGCACGGCACGATCGACATCACCCGGCCGGACGACGTGGCCGAGCTGGTCGCCGGCCTACGACCGGACGAGGTGTACCTGCTGGCCGCGGTCCATCACTCCGCGCAGGACACGGTCACCGACCCGGTGCGGCTCTGCCACCGGTCGTACGCGGTCAACACGTTCTCCGTGGTCCACTTCCTCGACGCGGTCGAGCGGCACAGCCCGGCCACCCGGGTCTTCTACGCCGCCTCCTCACACGTCTTCGGCGTGCCCGACACGCCGGTGCAGGACGAGACGACGCCGCTGCGGCCGACCTCGATCTACGGCATCAGCAAGGCGGCCGGGCTGCTGCACTGCCGCGCCTACCGCGCGCGCGGCGTCTTCGCCTCGGCCGGCATCCTCTACAACCACGAGTCCCCGCTCCGGCGCCCGGGCTTCGTCTCCCGCAAGATCGTGGACGCGGTGGTACGCATCCAGCGCGGTGACGCCGGCCGGCTCGTGCTCGGCAGCCTGTCGGCCGGGTCGGACTGGGGGTACGCGCCGGACTACGTGGAGGCCATGCGGCGGATCCTCGAGCTCGCGGAACCGGACGACTTCGTGGTGGCCTCCGGCGTACGGCACACGGTCGGCGAGTTCGCGGCGATCGCGTTCGAGGCGGCCGGACTGGACTGGCGCGACCACGTCGAGGAGGACGCCGCCGTGCTCACCCGGCCGGACGTCCCGCTGGTCGGCGACGCGAGCCGGCTGCGCGCCGCGACCGGCTGGCGCCCGAGCCTCGGCTTCGCGGACATGGTCCGCACGCTGCTGCGGGCCGCCGGCGCCACGCTCGTCGCGCCGGCCGACCGGCCCGGCTGA
- a CDS encoding Gfo/Idh/MocA family protein — protein MPEPTPTVRPVRIGLLGCADIARRRTLPALLREPGAELVAVAARDRGKARLFADEFGGAAVPDYRSLLEFPGLDAVYIALPAGLHHEWTVRALRRGRHVLVEKPLTTRYRDTAEVLDLARATGLTLTENLTFLRHGLHATVARLVDAGEIGELRSVHGVFGFPPLPPGDVRYRPDLGGGALLDAGVYPLGVAGLFLGPELRVVAATRTEDPEHGVDVAGSALLATPDGRTAQVDFGFRHAYRCEYTLWGSTGSIVVDRAFTPPPSWRPTVRLTRHDEPGDLVLPEDDQFAATLREFVTAVRTGREVPGRTTQIRTLAGLVDQVRDRARPLRPGEPARLGGPEPTRRYG, from the coding sequence GTGCCGGAACCGACCCCGACCGTACGCCCGGTCCGCATCGGCCTGCTCGGCTGCGCGGACATCGCCCGGCGCCGCACCCTCCCGGCGCTCCTGCGGGAGCCCGGTGCCGAGCTCGTCGCGGTCGCGGCCCGGGACCGGGGCAAGGCCAGGCTGTTCGCGGACGAGTTCGGCGGTGCGGCCGTGCCCGACTACCGGTCGCTGCTGGAGTTCCCGGGCCTCGACGCCGTCTACATCGCGCTGCCCGCCGGGCTGCACCACGAGTGGACCGTGCGGGCCCTGCGCCGGGGCCGGCACGTGCTCGTCGAGAAGCCGTTGACCACCCGCTACCGCGACACCGCCGAGGTGCTCGACCTGGCGCGCGCCACCGGGCTGACGCTGACCGAGAACCTCACGTTCCTGCGGCACGGCCTGCACGCGACCGTGGCGAGGCTGGTGGACGCCGGCGAGATCGGGGAGCTGCGCTCGGTGCACGGCGTCTTCGGCTTCCCGCCGTTGCCCCCGGGCGACGTACGGTACCGGCCGGACCTCGGCGGCGGTGCGCTGCTGGACGCGGGGGTGTATCCGCTGGGCGTGGCCGGGCTCTTCCTCGGGCCCGAGCTGCGGGTGGTCGCCGCGACCCGCACGGAGGACCCGGAGCACGGCGTCGACGTGGCCGGCAGTGCGCTGCTGGCCACGCCGGACGGGCGGACCGCCCAGGTCGACTTCGGCTTCCGGCACGCCTACCGCTGTGAGTACACGCTGTGGGGCAGCACCGGCTCGATCGTCGTCGACCGGGCCTTCACCCCGCCGCCGTCCTGGCGGCCGACGGTCCGGCTGACGCGGCACGACGAGCCGGGCGACCTGGTGCTGCCGGAGGACGACCAGTTCGCCGCCACGCTGCGCGAGTTCGTCACCGCGGTCCGCACCGGCCGGGAGGTTCCCGGCCGGACCACGCAGATCCGGACGCTGGCCGGGCTGGTCGACCAGGTCCGGGACCGGGCGCGCCCGCTCCGGCCGGGTGAGCCGGCCCGGCTGGGCGGTCCCGAGCCGACGAGGAGGTACGGGTGA
- a CDS encoding cupin domain-containing protein produces MKIEVLTPSCNLDTVRDGRGGIFTWVPPEPLLEFNLISMHPGKVRGLHYHPHFVEYLLFVDGEGVLVTKDDPDDPDCPEEFIHVARGTCTRTPIGVMHAVYAITSLSFVAMLTRPWDECDPPIVQVQPLPHTLPAQG; encoded by the coding sequence GTGAAGATCGAGGTTCTGACGCCGAGTTGCAACCTGGACACCGTCCGGGACGGCCGGGGTGGCATCTTCACCTGGGTGCCGCCGGAGCCGTTGCTGGAGTTCAATCTCATCTCGATGCATCCCGGCAAGGTCCGGGGGCTGCACTACCATCCGCACTTCGTGGAGTACCTGCTGTTCGTCGACGGCGAGGGAGTGCTGGTCACCAAGGACGACCCGGACGACCCGGACTGCCCGGAGGAGTTCATCCACGTCGCCCGGGGCACCTGCACCCGTACGCCGATCGGGGTGATGCATGCGGTGTACGCGATCACCTCCCTGTCCTTCGTGGCCATGCTGACCCGCCCCTGGGACGAGTGCGATCCGCCGATCGTGCAGGTCCAGCCGCTGCCGCACACGCTCCCAGCGCAGGGCTGA
- a CDS encoding NDP-hexose 2,3-dehydratase family protein, which translates to MTSADLDTQGAATTLLPGAGAEFRSWFAGRTRATTCRVTRTPLAELPGWSIDDATGNLTHDSGRFFTIEGLHVRTSYGPVGEWSQPIINQPEIGILGLLVKTVDGVPYGLVQAKMEPGNINTFQLSPTVQATRSNYTRVHRGSRTKYLEYFTEARPGSVLADVLQSEQGSWFLRKRNRNMIVQVDESVPAADGHYWMPLAELRGLLRVDGLVNMDTRTVLSCMPAAFFAADRDLPAGDMAAALIRSISGAGTPLHSAETVLSWFTAAKSRHELAVRRVPLRQLPGWHHTPDEIAHDDEKHFSIIGVSVRTDDREVSEWHQPLLYPSGQGVVAFVVKEIDGVAHLLVHARYQAGLLDAMEMGPTVQCNPGNYPGGAPAFLDYVRHAPADRVLYDTILTEEGGRFYRSQNRYLLVDAGDDVPVEVPGEFCWVTAHQLSGLLRHGYYVNVEARSLLACLHSLW; encoded by the coding sequence ATGACCTCGGCCGATCTGGATACCCAAGGCGCAGCCACCACCCTTCTGCCCGGTGCGGGCGCGGAGTTCCGCTCCTGGTTCGCCGGCCGCACCCGCGCCACCACCTGCCGGGTGACCCGCACCCCACTCGCCGAGCTGCCCGGGTGGTCGATCGACGACGCCACCGGCAACCTGACGCACGACAGCGGCCGGTTCTTCACCATCGAAGGGCTGCACGTGCGGACCTCGTACGGCCCGGTCGGCGAGTGGAGTCAGCCGATCATCAACCAGCCGGAGATCGGCATCCTCGGGTTGCTGGTCAAGACCGTGGACGGTGTCCCGTACGGTCTGGTGCAGGCGAAGATGGAACCCGGCAACATCAACACGTTTCAGCTCTCGCCGACCGTGCAGGCGACCCGCAGCAACTACACGCGGGTGCACCGGGGCAGCCGGACGAAGTACCTGGAGTACTTCACCGAGGCGCGTCCCGGCAGCGTGCTGGCCGACGTGCTGCAGTCCGAGCAGGGGTCCTGGTTCCTGCGCAAGCGCAACCGCAACATGATCGTCCAGGTGGACGAGTCGGTGCCCGCCGCGGACGGGCACTACTGGATGCCGCTGGCCGAACTGCGCGGCCTGCTGCGGGTCGACGGACTGGTCAACATGGACACCCGGACGGTGCTGTCCTGCATGCCGGCCGCGTTCTTCGCCGCCGACCGGGATCTGCCGGCCGGTGACATGGCCGCGGCGCTGATCCGGTCCATCAGCGGCGCCGGCACGCCGCTGCACAGCGCGGAGACCGTGCTGAGCTGGTTCACCGCCGCCAAGAGCCGGCACGAGCTGGCGGTGCGCCGGGTGCCGCTGCGGCAGCTGCCCGGCTGGCACCACACGCCCGACGAGATCGCGCACGACGACGAGAAACATTTCAGCATCATCGGCGTCAGCGTCCGGACCGACGACCGGGAGGTCAGCGAGTGGCACCAGCCGCTGCTCTACCCGAGCGGGCAGGGCGTCGTGGCCTTCGTCGTGAAGGAGATCGACGGGGTGGCGCACCTGCTGGTCCACGCGCGGTACCAGGCGGGCCTGCTGGACGCGATGGAGATGGGGCCCACGGTCCAGTGCAACCCGGGCAACTACCCGGGCGGCGCGCCGGCGTTCCTCGACTACGTGCGGCACGCGCCGGCCGACCGCGTGCTGTACGACACGATCCTGACCGAGGAGGGCGGCCGCTTCTACCGCTCTCAGAACCGGTACCTGCTGGTGGACGCAGGTGACGACGTGCCGGTCGAGGTGCCGGGCGAGTTCTGCTGGGTGACCGCCCACCAGCTCTCCGGCCTGCTGCGGCACGGCTACTACGTCAACGTCGAGGCCCGCAGCCTGCTGGCCTGCCTGCACAGCCTGTGGTGA
- a CDS encoding glucose-1-phosphate thymidylyltransferase: MKGLVLAGGVGSRMRPITHTSAKQLIPVANKPVLFYGLEAIREAGIREVGIIVGSTAPEIERAVGDGSQFGLDVTYLPQDAPRGLAHAVLIARDYLGDDDFVMYLGDNFVVGGINGAVERFRRERPHAQLMLTRVKDPHAFGVAEMGQDGQVLGVEEKPQYPKSDLALVGVYVFSPAVHEAIAELKPSWRNELEITEAIQWLIDQGRPVKSTIITGFWKDTGNLADMLDMNRFVLERIDSEVSGSVSADTEIIGRVVVGPGAVISGSRIVGPVVVGAGSVVRNSRLGPFTSIDCDCTVVDSDIEQSIVLRGAFIDGVGRIEMSMIGREARVVPGPRAPKTYRFVLGDHSEVRVGV; this comes from the coding sequence GTGAAAGGGCTGGTGTTGGCGGGCGGTGTTGGCTCGCGAATGCGCCCGATCACCCACACCTCAGCGAAGCAGCTCATTCCGGTCGCCAACAAACCGGTCCTCTTCTACGGCCTCGAAGCGATTCGCGAGGCGGGTATCCGGGAGGTCGGAATCATCGTCGGCAGCACCGCGCCGGAAATCGAACGCGCGGTCGGTGACGGCTCCCAGTTCGGCCTGGACGTGACCTATCTGCCCCAGGACGCGCCGCGCGGCCTCGCACACGCCGTCCTGATCGCGCGGGACTATCTCGGCGACGACGACTTCGTGATGTACCTCGGTGACAATTTCGTCGTCGGCGGCATCAACGGCGCGGTCGAACGGTTCCGGCGGGAACGCCCGCACGCCCAGCTGATGCTCACCCGGGTGAAGGACCCGCACGCGTTCGGCGTCGCGGAGATGGGCCAGGACGGCCAGGTCCTCGGCGTCGAGGAGAAGCCGCAGTACCCGAAGAGCGACCTCGCGCTGGTCGGCGTCTACGTGTTCAGCCCGGCCGTGCACGAGGCGATCGCGGAGCTGAAGCCGTCGTGGCGCAACGAGCTGGAGATCACCGAGGCGATCCAGTGGCTGATCGACCAGGGCCGGCCGGTCAAGTCCACGATCATCACCGGGTTCTGGAAGGACACCGGCAACCTCGCGGACATGCTGGACATGAACCGGTTCGTCCTGGAGCGCATCGATTCCGAGGTGAGCGGCTCGGTGAGCGCGGACACCGAGATCATCGGCCGGGTCGTGGTCGGGCCCGGCGCCGTCATCTCCGGCTCGCGGATCGTCGGGCCGGTGGTGGTCGGGGCCGGCTCGGTGGTACGCAACTCACGCCTGGGCCCGTTCACGTCGATCGACTGCGACTGCACGGTCGTCGACAGCGACATCGAGCAGTCCATCGTGCTCCGCGGCGCTTTCATCGACGGTGTCGGCCGGATCGAGATGTCGATGATCGGCCGGGAGGCACGGGTCGTGCCGGGGCCGCGCGCGCCGAAGACGTACCGGTTCGTGCTCGGTGACCACAGCGAAGTGCGGGTGGGTGTGTAG
- a CDS encoding NAD-dependent epimerase/dehydratase family protein has translation MSDGRVVVVGGTGFLGRQVVKDLVAAGRDVLVLARRAPAATAGFRFRAVDVSGAGAAELAAVLATERPGTVVNATGGKWGLSGRGLQASCVGATEAILTALAATSLAPRFVHLGSVLEYGLVAPDTPGATQRSSRSVSEYDRFKLTATEAVLAAAAAGTVDAVVLRLANVTGPGVPPASLLGLVAGALVTAAERGGHATIELTALDSRRDYVDVRDVSEAIQAAIRVPGVTSPIPIGRGESVPVRTLVTTLIEISGVPATVCELPAPDPAGAAEDWTLADLRPARDQLGWAPRRTLPEALRALWHDALERDPGR, from the coding sequence GTGAGCGACGGTCGTGTCGTGGTGGTCGGCGGCACCGGGTTCCTGGGCCGCCAGGTGGTCAAGGACCTGGTCGCCGCCGGCCGCGATGTGCTCGTCCTGGCGCGGCGCGCCCCCGCGGCCACGGCCGGGTTCCGGTTCCGCGCGGTCGACGTGTCCGGGGCGGGCGCGGCCGAGCTGGCCGCGGTGCTGGCCACGGAGCGCCCGGGGACGGTCGTCAACGCCACCGGCGGGAAGTGGGGCCTGTCCGGGCGCGGACTGCAGGCCAGCTGCGTCGGGGCGACCGAGGCGATCCTGACGGCGCTGGCGGCGACCTCGCTGGCGCCGCGATTCGTGCACCTCGGCTCGGTGCTGGAGTACGGGCTCGTCGCGCCGGACACCCCGGGTGCCACGCAGCGGTCGTCGCGGTCCGTCAGCGAGTACGACCGGTTCAAGCTGACCGCGACCGAGGCGGTGCTGGCCGCGGCCGCGGCCGGGACCGTGGACGCGGTGGTGCTGCGGCTGGCGAACGTCACCGGCCCGGGCGTGCCACCGGCCAGCCTGCTCGGCCTGGTCGCCGGCGCGCTGGTCACCGCGGCGGAGCGCGGCGGGCACGCGACGATCGAGTTGACCGCGCTGGACTCCCGGCGCGACTACGTGGACGTGCGGGACGTCTCCGAGGCGATCCAGGCCGCGATCCGGGTGCCCGGCGTGACCTCCCCGATCCCGATCGGCCGCGGCGAGTCGGTGCCGGTGCGCACGCTGGTCACCACGCTCATCGAGATCAGCGGGGTGCCGGCCACCGTGTGCGAGTTGCCGGCCCCGGATCCGGCCGGTGCCGCCGAGGACTGGACGCTGGCCGACCTCCGGCCCGCGCGTGACCAGCTCGGCTGGGCACCGCGACGGACGCTTCCGGAGGCGCTCCGCGCGCTCTGGCACGACGCGCTGGAGCGCGACCCGGGCCGGTGA